The DNA segment catggatggacctagagtgtgttatgctaagtgaaataagtcagactgagaaagacaaataccaatgatttcattcatgtatggaatataaaaagaaaaaaaaagaaaaaagaaacaaaaagcagaatcagatatATAGGTACACAGAACAAACTAATGCTAAAAGTGATGCTAAaagggaagagggtgggaggataggtaaaatgggtaaaagagagtggaaaatacaggcttccagttatggaatgaagaagtcatgaacataaaaggcacagcacagagaacatagtcaatgatattgtaatagtgatgtatgGAGACAGATAGTGGTTACAATTGTTCTGAGCATTGCATAATGTATAAACCTGTTGAATTattctgttgtacacctgacactaatgtgACTATACTCAACAATGTCAATGATACTCAGACTTTTTAAGGAGTTTTCATCATTAACAGATACTgaattttttcaagtatttattccacatttattaaaataataatatacttttttcttttattgtatttatgttgtatgtattaattgagttgcatatattgaaccatccttgcatcccaaggATAAGTCCCACATTGATCGTGGGGCATGATGCTTTTAATGGGCTGCTGAATTCAGTGTGCTAACATTTTACTGAGAATGTTTGCacctatattcatcagggatattggtctgcagttttcttttctgctggTGTCCTTATCTGGATTTTGTATTAAGGTAATACTGCCCTTTTTAAATGAGTTTGGCAGTGTTCCTTCCTCtgatttttttggaagagtttgaggtttggtgttatttcttttaaatatttggtaaaattcaccagtgaagacatctggtcctAGGCTTTTCTTtaaagggagatttttttattactgattcagtctaTATAATAGTAAttgatctattcagattttctatgtcttcctgattcagttttagtagtttgtatgtttctcaaaattttctCCATTATATCTAGGCTGTGCAGTTTGTTGCCATAAGTTGTTCATAGTGGCAAaggttagttttatttttttaagttgatttatttattttgagagagagcatgagcagaggacaggcagagggagaaggaaagagaaagaatcccaagaaggctccatgctcagtgcagagccctacacagggctcaatttcctgatactgtgagatcatgacctaagccaaaatcaacagacacttaaccaactgaaccactcaggcacacTGGCAAGGGTTAGTTTAAAAGAATGACCTACCACAATCTCATGTTCTAGGAGTTTGCTAGAATCATCCACCTTTGAAGAAATTAACAGATGAAAATGTCCAAAAAGGGACAGAGATGAAAGAACAGCCAGTAAAagtttacagaaaatattaatagaGAAAGGGTGATGTTCTAAAATCAAATATCACTAACTGATGTGTTGTTCCTTGTAGATTCAGGTGGGCGTTGGATAGACATGCTAATGGCACTGTCCCAGATGGCTTCATTCTCTTGGGCTTCTCGGATAACCCTAGGCTAGAAATAACCCTATTTGTGGCGGTTTCTGTCTTTTACACAGTCACACTAGTGGGCAACACCACCATCATACTCCTGTCTCACCTCgacccccacctccacacccccatgtacttcttcctcaccCACCTCTCCATCCTGGACCTCTGCTTTACCACCAGCTGCATCCCTCAGATGCTCGTGAATTTCTGGAGTTCGGACAAGACCATCAGCTATTTGGGGTGTGCAGTCCAGCTCTACATCTTCCTGGGACTCGGAGCTTCAGAATGTGTTCTGCTGCTGGTCATGGCCTTCGACCGCTATGTGGCAGTGTGCCGGCCCCTGCACTATGCAGTAATCATGCACCCACCCCTGTGTCACAAGTTGGCTTTCCTGGTCTGGGCAAGTGGGGTTTTTGGCACATTGGTGCAGTCTCCCACTACCATGAAACTCTCCTTTTGCCATCACCACCAGGTTGACGACTTTGTCTGTGAGGTCCCTGCACTGATCCGCCTGGCTTGTGGAGACACACATGTCAATGAGCTTCAGATCTCAGTGATTGGTGCCATCTTCCTGATGGGGCCCCTCCTGCTCATCCTTGTCTCCTATGGCCGTATCACCCAGGCAGTGCTGGCCATCCAGTCCCAGAATGGAAGGAGTAAGGCCTTCCATACCTGCTCCTCCCACCTGgctgttgtttttctcttctactgCAGTGTCACCGCTGTCTATATCCAACCCCGGAGTCATTTTTCCCAGAAGGGAGGGAAATTTCTAACTCTCTTCTACACTGTGGTGACCCCCACTCTCAACCCCCTCATCTATACTTTAAGGAACAAGGACATGAAGCGAGCTTTCAGGAGGCTCCTAGGGAAAGACAGAATGTCCAGTGAAGAGTGAAGACGGGCTCAGACTCAAGGGGAAGTCAGCTTTTGCCCAGTTCATTTGCTGATTTGCATACATGAGGACTCTCAATCATCAACTCTAAAGAAGAGAGGGGCCAATTGCGTGCTTTGTACAGACAGTGGACTAATGAAAAGTAAACGTGATGCAGCTGGCAATGTTATTCTTAAACTTAAATGTAGGAGAAACATTTCTCTGAGTCAATCTACCATCAGGAAGTAGAcaccattttcattattataaaaagACTGCATggggtactgggtggctcagtcagttaagcatctgacttcagctcacgtcataacctcgtgggttcaagccctgagttgggaactgtgctgacagctcagagcttggagcctgcttcagattctgtgtctccctctctctctgctcctctctgtctcgctctctctcaaaaataaataaacttaaaaatgtttaataaaaataaataaaaaattaaaaaagagcatTTGCTACAAGGAATTATTAGCTAGATAGATATTAAAGGAGACAAAGTGCACAAAGGAGCAGCCTCTAGCACTAGGAGAACACAAGGAAAGAACAGGAATGTTTTAAACTGATGGCCTAGAGAAGAGACCCCTGGGAGCATAAATTTTCTGACCTCCTACTTGTGAGTCAGGAGTATTGCTAGCTGGGCTGATGTCACTGAGGAAATGCTGGTTTTGCTCACCACCCAGTGGAGAATGCTGATTCAACCACTTTTACCTAATCTACTGCAGATTAAACGAACAAGAAAGACAccaaagcaaagaggaaagagCGAGTCTCCTTCCCAACATTGAGCCTGCAGCCCACCTGCCTGTATCACCCCATATGCATGAGgcctaaaaagaaatgagcaagcGAAACAAACATATGACATGCACACTCCCGGCACCAGCCTCACAATGAGGCTGAGTGATTCAAGTGTGGGTTAGAGTTGTAAGACTCTGGCATCTCACAATTCTTAACTCTACAAGAGGAATCCAGAATACAAATCTAATCAAGAGGAAGGCACAGCTGTGGTCATTTTATGGATTATGGTCAGTATAATTCCCACACATCACTTTTTGTGAAGTAAGGACTCCATGTCTGACCAGAATAATGACAAGAAGCAAGTATATGACTTCTCATTCATGAGGTACcctaaagaaaacaataacatcAAAATTGTTACAATCTTATGACAAAATGCATCTTCACTCTGCCTGGTACATTGgcttacttatttatgtttttatcaaTTCAAATACtttaattctctcatttaaaCATCCAAGAATTTCTGTCTAAACCTATTTGATTCTAAAATTAAGAGTAAATTAACAACCTACCTGTCATTTCACCCTATTTCCTTTTGTACTTTAAAACCACTATCACCAGTACAGCCACaatcaattaaaatatgaaaatagtggtgcctgggtgactcaattggttaagcgtccaactcttgatttcggctcaagtcatgatctcatggttggtgagttcgagccccttgtcaggggTCCACTGTGAATGTGGAGCCTACAtaggattcactctctccctctctctctgcccctccccactcttgctCACTCACCCACAcaggtgcgctctctctctctctctctctcaaaataaatacaaatactttaaataataattatatgaaaataggCTATGGAATATGTAAAATAGAATCAAATATGGAATGTGTACAGAAAATTTCCCTTAGTGGATGCTAATTGCACTGATTTTTTCTGCCAAGAGTAGGGATCATAGAAGTTAATAACctgatattaaaggaaaaaagaaatccttcattTGACTTCATTGTTTCTCAATTCTTCTTTATCTTAAGaatggtacatttattacaacaTTTGAAATATGTTTAGTCAAGTAAAGAAGCTACTTGTTGAAAAATGTGCTTTGAGATTAATATCTAATTTTTCACATGGATTTGGTAGAGTATAATTGTCCAAAAATTGCATAAAGATTGCATTCTTGAAATTGAGACGATtgcggggcacctgagtggctcaattaggcgtctggcttcagctcaggtcatgatctcacagtctgtgagttcaagccccgtgtcaggctctgtgctgacaggtcagagcctggagcctgcttcagattctgtgcctccctctctctctgcccctcccctgctcatgctctgtctctctctgtctcagaaataaataaaaacataaaaaaattagaaaaagaaattgaggcaATTGCCTCAGTATTATAAATGTTAGTTGGGTACAACACATTGATTTTCATTATATAGCTGCAAGATGTAGGCATGTTCTGCATATCCATTTAAAGCAAAGTTTGTGTTTAAAAGATGTCTTTGTGCCCTCTAAACAGGTGTGTGATGCTAGATTTTTCATATGACTTCCTTAGAAAAATTGATAAGAATTGTTCCCAAGTGCCCAGACAAGCTAAGATAGCAATCAGAATTGTATGAGTAGGTCTGAATTTGTCTTTGTGGAAGACTTAATCTAAAAATAGATTGGGAAAAGTTTCCTTATTTCTTAACCATAACACTGTATTTTTGTTGAGATCATCATTGAATAATGTAAGAATTAAACTATTAATTTGTTCAGTGACATTAAAGTTCAGTAGCCATCCTGTGTGGGTTCTTCCTATTGTTTACAAATTCTTTATGTCTTTAATCTGTTTGGTGAACTCCTGGTCATCTTTCAAGTTCCAGGTTAAGTGGCACTTCCATGAAGTGTTCTCTCTGCCAGGCAGAGTTGGCTGCTCTTCCCCACTGGCCCCATTACTGCTCTGCATTATCTGTTCTGGATACAGATATCTGTTATAGCCATATCACAATGGATTATGAATGTTTGtatatcttttctcccttttccccagCAGATAGTGAGTTTTTAATGGGAAGAAAGAATGCCTTACTTATATCTTTAATATCAACTTCTTAAATAGGACTGAGTTTATTATAATGGGTTCTTTAGTTGGGAAAGTAAGCAAACATAATTGCCTATATCTGCCTTTAGTTCATTTGTAATAACCTCTGCTGTTGGGCTTGGATTCAACTTAAATGATGTAAATAAAGCCAGTGTGTCTGTCAATTTTATATGGATGTGCTAGGTATAATAAAAAGACTGATTAAATATCCACCAAGTTAAATTAAACGTTGGTATACTCTCTACTGCACCAATAAGTTAatgtaaaaagattttattatgcTGTATTCTGAAAAGGCAATATCATGAATCCTGTTTTATTAATATCCAAATATGTTATATACCTTAATATAACCATGGATTGGTTTTGAGAAGTTTTATATGATGGACAGGATAGAGAAGGAATCATATTGAAAAGAGATTTTAATCTTCTGTACTTTTCCCTGTGATTTTGCAAACATGCATTCCATATATATGCCTATAACTctataactttaaaataactcTATACCTTTATTAAAGCTTCAATATCGTCACTTATGTTCAGAGTGGTAGCAACATAAAATTGAAAGATATAAAGATGTGAAAGATAGAAAGTCATGTTTTAATAAAGAAACTAAATTGCTCCTTCAAAGAGCCTATAAAACTGAAAAGCATtcattataaatgtaataaaaacttacaagtctcattttattaaaactacactcttggggcgcctgggtggcgcagttggttaagcgtccgacttcagccaggtcacgatctcgcggtctgtgagttcgagccccgcgtcgggctctgggctgacggctcagagcctggagcctgtttccgattctgtgtctccctctctctctgcccctcccccgttcatgctctgtctctctctgtcccaaaataaataaacattgaaaaaaaaaattaaaaaaaaaactacactcTGTTTTCTGAAGGGAATGGATCATTTAGAGGTAAACCAGTGACATTTTATATCTAGCAACATTCTTTATGTGAGATAAGACATCTCCTGAAATGAAGTTGGTGGTTTTAACATGATCCCTAATGGAAATCCATTCATGTTAAAAgattagaatttctattttagCAGTTTGAAGCTTCTGATGATACTTTACCTCAATCAGGTTAATCACAATAGTAAATTACTTACTTCTCTAAGTTCcttcaagaaacagaacaatcaTGAAAGATGAAGCTTATGCTTCTACTAATTGGTATGTTACATCATTCTAACATTCTCTAAACTTCTTACTGTAGTCAAATTATATTATTGCAGGATAATAACTTTCTAGTGATTACtattaacttttttcccctttcagatacagtaatatttttagtgtgttaaaggaaaatcatttccttttagtCTTTAATTACTTTCAGTGTCTTTAAATATCTTGTACACATTgggtttattttaaatgaaacattgtattttgagataattttagatGCATATGCAGCTGTAAGAATTAATAAAGGTAGCTCATAGACCTTTTACCCACTGCCCCCAGTGGTAAAAACTTGCAAAACTGTATTGCAATATAACAACAAGCATACTGACATTGATACCCACAGGATACAGAGTATTTCCATTCCCACAAGGATCCTTCATGTTGCCCTTCACAGCCACACCTGCTTCTCTCACAGTGCCATCACACCCTCTTAAATCTTGGCATGAACCCACCTATTCTGTGTTTCTACATTTTGGTCAGTTCGAGAAGTTTATATGAATGGAATTATGTAGAGAGGAACATTTCAAGATTGGCACTTCCCATTCAGGATAAATCTCTGGAAATTCATCCAGGCTGTTGTGCgtatcaatagtttttttttctcccttttattgcCAATAGTTATTCCAGTGTATTGATGTACCGGTTCATTGAGTCCTTCACCCACTGAAAGTTTCTGAGCTGTCTCCAGTTTGGGTCTACAGGAATAAAGCTCCTATGAACATTTATGAACAGGCTTTTGTGTGATCATTAGAATTGtgtttctctgggataaatgtctAAGAGTGAAATTTCTGAGTCATACAGTAAATATCTAATTTTGTAAAAAACTGACACAAGCTTTCCAGGACAGGAATACAGTTTACCATTCCCAACAACATATGAGCATTCTagcttctctgcatccttgcaagcacttggtattgtcactgttttttttttttcaattttacccATTCTGGTAGATGTTTAATGATGTCTCactatgattttacttatttctctaatGGCTATCAATGATGAACACTTTTCATCTTTCATCAGTGAATCTTCCTCAATGTATCTTGTTTGCCTGTTTTCTAGCTGTTTTCTGTTGTTGAATTTGAGATTTCCTAAATATTCTACACATAAGTTTGTTTTGTCAGACACATAGCTTGGAAATactgccccccccctcaaaatctGTAGcttgtttttctcataattttaacaaagtcacagagcaaacattttaaatgttgatgAATTCTTATTTGCCAATTTCTTCCCTTTATGGGTCATGCATTTTGTGTCATCCCTAAAACCTCACCATGCCATAGGTCCAGGCTGTAGAAACTTTCTcctatgttgttttttaaagttttatagttttttcattttacataaagcccatggtacatttttttaaagtttttattattttcaagtaatctctacacccaacatgggactcgagcTGATAATCCTGAGATTAAGACTCGCATGCTACACCAAGTGAGCCAACCAGACACTggtttttcagttaatttttacaCAAAATGTAAGGTTGGGccaaggtttgtttgtttatttggcttGTGGATATCCAATTGCTGCAGCACCACTCATTGAAAAGAGATTCTTCAGCTCCATGTCTGGGAtagaggaattaaaaacaaacaagcaaagagacACAAACCTAGGGCCCTCACCACAGTGTCATTCCCTGTGTCCTGAAGTCCCCATCTGGTCTCTTCTCTCTACTTTCAAAGTCTTCTTAATATATGTTCCACATGCAGTGTGATGGGTTTAAGTTGGAAAATTAGATCCATCTTCAAACAAGTGTCATTCCACAGGATTTTTTGAAgtaatgttaatataaataaagaaatcaacaaaagcatAATCTGCTAATGCAGTCCCCTCTGTccaggaggaaaataaaactacttATTTGCCTGAGTACTGTGCAGtagaaaattgaaagaaaactaaatctgaggattaaaaggcaaaaactgaaacagaacaTGCAGTTTTTGGAGAAAAATGT comes from the Prionailurus bengalensis isolate Pbe53 chromosome A1, Fcat_Pben_1.1_paternal_pri, whole genome shotgun sequence genome and includes:
- the LOC122479211 gene encoding olfactory receptor 2H2-like: MQGGIVQDETKKKLNPVCLFSESTLDKNGKSYKDGEDRYKRMEEPKKMDGFRWALDRHANGTVPDGFILLGFSDNPRLEITLFVAVSVFYTVTLVGNTTIILLSHLDPHLHTPMYFFLTHLSILDLCFTTSCIPQMLVNFWSSDKTISYLGCAVQLYIFLGLGASECVLLLVMAFDRYVAVCRPLHYAVIMHPPLCHKLAFLVWASGVFGTLVQSPTTMKLSFCHHHQVDDFVCEVPALIRLACGDTHVNELQISVIGAIFLMGPLLLILVSYGRITQAVLAIQSQNGRSKAFHTCSSHLAVVFLFYCSVTAVYIQPRSHFSQKGGKFLTLFYTVVTPTLNPLIYTLRNKDMKRAFRRLLGKDRMSSEE